The Podospora pseudocomata strain CBS 415.72m chromosome 1 map unlocalized CBS415.72m_1, whole genome shotgun sequence genome has a segment encoding these proteins:
- a CDS encoding uncharacterized protein (EggNog:ENOG503P02N; COG:G; MEROPS:MER0033198) has protein sequence MFATIAVACLLLLLSPLETWGLSPRVKLSNGDYIGQVLDCGVSYWLGIRYAAPPLGELRFQPPVDPLPENFTQYAYEHGPICLPTGVLPSQNNEANYSEDCLFLDVYAPSRAHPVSKLPVFVYIQGGGFNANSHPRLNGTGLVKKSKMGIVVVTLNYRVGPWGFLVDGDKLTPNNGLRDQRQALKWVKKNIAQFGGDPDHVVLGGASAGATSIAWHLTAYGGRDQDLFHAGAGESAAWGHVITAKEARYQFQDLVVRIGCVSNSSEATLTCLRKKPYREIQMHGSGTPYPGQSLNPLFMWGPVIDYDMFSLPLIEAFKQGRFIKVPVIWGDDTNGGSIFTSPFTSTVAHSNRWMRTQYPFLTLRKLWLLNKAWKNTGKEQDRCPARDCWREQLSQVYGDMRYMCPNIYMSSAFPDHGFNNAWNYRWNIEDPDQIAAGLGVPHVSEISALFGPEYVLEPYISAPRTYREGELNGNAVDVIQKYWISFIKTFDPNTERAQGTARWEKFDSKKLSRLRFDTGGKTEMEYVGSELARRCTLLFDKIYPRRVGSGWTGW, from the exons ATGTTCGCCACCATCGCCGTCGcctgcctcctcctgttGCTTTCTCCTCTCGAGACCTGGGGCCTTAGTCCTCGCGTCAAGCTCAGCAATGGGGACTACATCGGCCAGGTTCTCGATTGTGGTGTCTCCTACTGGTTGGGAATCCGATACGCTGCCCCTCCTCTTGGGGAACTTCGGTTCCAGCCCCCAGTTGACCCTCTCCCAGAGAACTTCACGCAATATGCCTACGAG CATGGTCCAATCTGCCTCCCAACTGGGGTTCTTCCCAGCCAAAATAATGAGGCCAATTACTCCGAGGACTGTCTCTTCCTCGATGTTTATGCTCCCAGCAGAGCACACCCGGTGTCTAAGCTGCCTGTTTTCGTCTACATTCAAGGTGGAGGGTTTAACGCGAACTCCCATCCTCGCCTGAACGGCACCGGCCTGgtcaagaagagcaagatgGGCATCGTTGTCGTCACTTTGAATTACCGAGTCGGCCCTTGGGGATTCCTCGTGGACGGCGACAAGTTAACTCCCAACAATGGATTGCGAGACCAACGACAAGCCTTGAAGTG GGTCAAGAAGAACATTGCCCAGTTTGGTGGTGACCCAGACCATGTTGTCCTCGGTGGTGCATCCGCCGGCGCCACAAGTATCGCCTGGCACCTCACCGCATATGGCGGCCGTGATCAAGACCTTTTCCACGCTGGCGCCGGCGAGTCAGCGGCTTGGGGTCATGTTATCACCGCCAAAGAAGCCCGTTACCAGTTCCAAGATCTTGTCGTCCGCATCGGCTGCGTCAGCAACAGCTCGGAGGCTACACTCACCTGTCTACGCAAGAAGCCGTACCGAGAGATTCAGATGCATGGCTCTGGCACACCATACCCTGGCCAATCACTCAACCCCTTGTTTATGTGGGGACCCGTGATCGACTACGACATGTTCAGCCTACCTCTCATCGAAGCGTTCAAGCAAGGAAGGTTTATCAAGGTGCCAGTCATCTGGGGCGACGATACCAATGGTGGCAGCATCTTCACTTCTCCCTTCACCTCGACTGTCGCCCACAGCAATCGATGGATGAGGACCCAATACCCCTTTTTGACACTCAGAAAGTTGTGGTTGCTCAACAAGGCGTGGAAGAACACGGGGAAGGAGCAAGACAGATGCCCCGCAAGAGACTGTTGGAGAGAGCAGCTCAGCCAAGTCTACGGTGACATGCGCTACATGTGCCCTAACATCTACATGAGCTCTGCTTTCCCAGACCATGGCTTCAACAACGCGTGGAACTATCGTTGGAACATCGAGGATCCCGACCAGATTGCAGCAGGACTCGGCGTCCCTCATGTCAGCGAGATATCTGCGTTGTTTGGACCAGAGTATGTTCTAGAGCCGTACATCAGTGCACCAAGAACGTATAGAGAGGGAGAGCTCAACGGAAACGCCGTTGATGTGATTCAGAAATACTGGATCAGCTTTATCAAGACATTTGATCCCAACACAGAGCGGGCCCAAGGAACGGCTCGATGGGAGAAATTTGACAGCAAGAAGCTTAGTCGGCTGCGGTTTGACACGGGAGGAAAGACTGAGATGGAGTATGTCGGCAGTGAACTTGCGAGGAGATGCACGCTTTTGTTCGACAAGATATACCCAAGACGGGTTGGAAGTGGATGGACCGGATGGTGA